The following coding sequences are from one Shewanella putrefaciens window:
- the gspJ gene encoding type II secretion system minor pseudopilin GspJ has protein sequence MSLKLTKAHTGFTLLEMLIAIAIFAMIGVAANAVLSTVLTNDEVTKNFSTRLKALQQGFGAIERDLNQMVARTPRLLEGGRGTTVFQTGNELLDSESEALVFYRLGWLNPDGLLPRGSLQSVAYVVQEGRLERWYFPYPEPEFGAEPIKTVIIDNVLSVEYSFFMEDKWERKVEATKLPKAIAMEVDIEGLGKIQRKFLLPLGALAPEKSNDDDNKDKDDPKDDNKENEDTGSGDGSGEVDPNDDPEDEGRE, from the coding sequence ATGTCCTTAAAACTAACTAAAGCTCACACAGGCTTTACGTTGCTTGAAATGTTAATCGCTATTGCGATTTTTGCCATGATAGGTGTAGCGGCCAATGCTGTGTTAAGTACGGTATTGACCAACGATGAAGTGACTAAAAACTTTTCGACTCGCCTAAAGGCATTGCAGCAAGGCTTTGGTGCGATTGAGCGTGATTTAAACCAAATGGTCGCGAGAACACCAAGGTTACTCGAGGGTGGACGTGGTACTACGGTATTCCAAACGGGTAATGAGCTTTTAGACTCAGAATCTGAGGCACTCGTCTTTTACCGTTTGGGTTGGTTAAATCCCGATGGCTTATTACCAAGAGGCAGCTTGCAGTCCGTCGCCTATGTGGTGCAAGAAGGGCGATTGGAACGCTGGTATTTTCCCTACCCAGAGCCTGAGTTTGGTGCTGAGCCGATTAAGACTGTGATCATCGATAACGTGTTGTCGGTAGAATATTCCTTTTTTATGGAAGATAAATGGGAGCGAAAAGTCGAAGCGACTAAGCTGCCTAAAGCCATCGCGATGGAAGTGGATATTGAAGGTTTAGGTAAAATTCAGCGTAAGTTCTTGTTGCCATTAGGGGCCTTGGCACCTGAAAAGTCTAATGACGATGACAACAAAGATAAGGATGATCCAAAAGACGACAATAAAGAGAATGAAGATACTGGTAGCGGTGATGGCTCTGGCGAAGTGGATCCTAATGACGATCCCGAAGACGAGGGTCGAGAATGA
- a CDS encoding type II secretion system protein N, which yields MSLIKKVIIGVLIYLVFLVVLFPAKIAIALAPLPANISISGVNGSIWSGSIETLSVPQRQLEQIRWELSPWALFLGKVKVDFQIGSRATPVNSKGLVTWSLGGLSAKGLRFEAPDSFLIGNAKLPFRTEITGEVSLLVETLEQGKPWCEQLSGKLFLNQTHVKNQFGEYPLGNIELGLSCVDGKAQLMTDETKNQLGIVGALQLVEDNMVSVTAKIKETAEQPKDMRESLGILGKRGTDGYFPVVYQGRIPGL from the coding sequence GTGAGCTTGATAAAAAAAGTCATCATAGGTGTACTGATTTATTTAGTATTTTTAGTCGTTCTATTTCCCGCTAAGATTGCGATAGCATTAGCGCCATTACCTGCGAACATCAGTATTTCGGGGGTGAATGGCAGTATTTGGTCTGGCAGTATTGAAACCTTAAGTGTGCCGCAACGCCAACTTGAGCAAATACGCTGGGAGCTGAGTCCTTGGGCGTTATTTTTAGGAAAAGTTAAGGTTGATTTTCAGATAGGTAGTCGCGCGACGCCAGTCAATTCTAAAGGGCTGGTCACTTGGTCTTTAGGTGGCTTAAGTGCCAAAGGATTACGTTTTGAGGCGCCAGACAGTTTTCTTATTGGTAATGCTAAGTTGCCGTTTAGAACTGAAATAACGGGTGAAGTCAGCCTATTAGTCGAAACGCTTGAGCAGGGTAAGCCTTGGTGTGAGCAGTTATCAGGCAAACTGTTTCTAAATCAAACCCATGTGAAAAACCAGTTTGGTGAATATCCATTAGGCAATATTGAGCTAGGGTTAAGCTGCGTTGATGGTAAAGCTCAGTTAATGACCGATGAAACTAAAAATCAGTTGGGCATTGTGGGCGCTTTGCAATTAGTGGAGGACAACATGGTGAGTGTTACCGCTAAAATTAAAGAAACCGCTGAGCAGCCTAAGGATATGCGTGAATCATTGGGAATACTGGGTAAACGTGGTACTGACGGTTATTTCCCTGTGGTGTATCAGGGGCGTATTCCGGGGCTGTAG
- a CDS encoding type II secretion system protein M produces the protein MNNLRTWWQGLALREQQLVGFCAVFLVIGVFYWGIWTPIANAEADALRNLTAQQQTLNYVKQTANKIAGLKQSGAKPAMSDSLSSVVNQTAGSYGLVITRMQPQGDKIQVWMDDVPFDALLGYLSELVQKKGLSLESVDLAEAGTPGYVKVRRIQLAQ, from the coding sequence ATGAATAATTTGCGAACTTGGTGGCAGGGGCTGGCGTTACGCGAGCAACAGTTAGTGGGTTTTTGTGCCGTATTCTTGGTGATAGGAGTGTTCTATTGGGGTATTTGGACACCGATTGCGAATGCTGAAGCCGATGCATTACGTAACCTCACTGCCCAGCAACAAACTTTGAACTATGTAAAGCAAACGGCAAATAAAATTGCTGGACTGAAGCAAAGCGGTGCTAAACCTGCAATGTCTGACAGTTTAAGCTCAGTGGTTAACCAAACAGCGGGTAGCTATGGCTTAGTGATCACGCGCATGCAACCCCAAGGTGATAAGATCCAAGTGTGGATGGACGATGTGCCTTTTGATGCTTTATTAGGTTATTTGAGTGAGTTGGTTCAGAAAAAAGGTTTATCCCTCGAAAGTGTTGATTTGGCTGAGGCTGGTACGCCAGGCTATGTCAAAGTAAGACGTATCCAATTAGCGCAATAG
- the gspK gene encoding type II secretion system minor pseudopilin GspK, giving the protein MKNRIQLHSKQRGVALIVVLLIVALVVIIATNITSRNQLSMRRTLNLAQYDQAYWYTISAEELAKKILKQDLEDSEGKVHRQQYWAMSDVVFPAEYGEIAGKITDMRSCFNLNALSATTKEVENGQPKLPLAARQYKALLVSLGMDDFSADRLTQTLKDYIDEDTTTSPFGAEDAEYEARNVSYRAANTLMNHRSELRAVMGYTQDIYLKLLPYICVIPGNDRQLLNVNTLEVEQAALLAAMVEGQISVGEAESVINQRPSDGFAKIDDFYETSSMRSIKWEDAMKSSFVIDSQYFLLASGAKVDNAIFRMESVLRKGSGNKMEVLTRQFGGQK; this is encoded by the coding sequence ATGAAAAACCGTATTCAGCTTCACTCTAAACAGCGCGGTGTCGCATTGATTGTTGTGCTTTTGATTGTGGCACTGGTGGTGATTATTGCCACGAATATTACCAGTCGTAATCAGTTATCAATGCGCCGAACATTGAACTTAGCCCAGTACGACCAAGCCTATTGGTATACGATTTCGGCAGAAGAGTTGGCGAAAAAAATTCTAAAACAAGATTTAGAGGATTCCGAAGGAAAGGTGCATCGGCAGCAGTATTGGGCCATGAGTGATGTAGTATTCCCGGCGGAATATGGTGAAATTGCTGGCAAGATCACCGATATGCGTTCCTGCTTTAATTTAAATGCTTTGTCTGCCACAACGAAAGAAGTCGAAAATGGGCAACCTAAGTTACCCTTGGCGGCAAGACAATATAAAGCGTTGTTAGTGAGTTTGGGGATGGATGATTTTTCGGCGGATCGTCTGACACAAACCCTAAAAGATTATATCGATGAAGATACAACAACCAGCCCCTTTGGCGCCGAAGATGCAGAGTATGAAGCGCGAAATGTGTCGTATCGTGCCGCAAATACCCTGATGAATCACCGTAGTGAATTGCGGGCAGTAATGGGATATACCCAAGATATTTATTTGAAATTATTACCCTATATTTGTGTTATTCCGGGAAATGATAGGCAATTGCTCAATGTAAACACCTTAGAGGTGGAGCAAGCTGCATTGCTTGCGGCCATGGTTGAGGGGCAAATTTCAGTTGGTGAGGCAGAGAGTGTCATTAATCAACGCCCTAGCGATGGTTTTGCCAAAATAGATGATTTTTATGAAACCTCTTCCATGCGGTCGATCAAATGGGAGGATGCAATGAAGTCGAGTTTTGTTATCGACAGTCAGTATTTCCTTCTCGCCTCCGGCGCTAAGGTCGACAATGCCATCTTTAGGATGGAGAGTGTGCTCAGAAAAGGCAGCGGTAACAAAATGGAAGTGCTCACCCGTCAGTTTGGTGGACAAAAATAA
- the gspI gene encoding type II secretion system minor pseudopilin GspI: MKYVKGMTLLEVIVALAVFSVAAVSITKSLGEQMANMPILESRTLAQWVADNQMVDVRLEPQFPELGKKEGRVELAGKDWYWRREVVKTTDDNFRMIRISVSEDERYQRIAAQVSSYVLKTN; the protein is encoded by the coding sequence ATGAAATACGTTAAGGGCATGACCTTGCTTGAAGTGATTGTTGCGCTGGCGGTATTTTCTGTTGCGGCGGTTTCAATTACCAAAAGTTTGGGTGAACAAATGGCAAATATGCCCATTCTGGAGTCGCGTACTCTGGCGCAATGGGTTGCTGACAATCAGATGGTCGATGTCAGGCTTGAACCTCAGTTTCCTGAATTAGGTAAAAAAGAAGGCCGAGTTGAACTGGCAGGAAAGGACTGGTATTGGCGCCGAGAAGTTGTAAAAACGACGGATGATAATTTTAGAATGATCCGCATCAGCGTCAGTGAAGATGAGCGTTATCAGCGTATTGCAGCACAAGTGAGCAGTTATGTCCTTAAAACTAACTAA
- the gspD gene encoding type II secretion system secretin GspD, whose translation MNNKRIRRKLIAGVVAGAAMFTSQFVWSEQYAANFKGTDIQEFINIVGKNLNKTIIVDPTIRGKINVRSYDLLNDEQYYQFFLNVLQVYGYAIVEMENGVIKVVKDKSAQTGAIRVANDNDPGIGDEMVTRIVALYNTEAKQLAPLLRQLNDNAGGGNVVNYDPSNVLMLTGRASVVNKLVEIIRRVDKQGDTSVQVVPLEYASAGEMVRIIDTLYRASANQAQLPGQAPKVVADERINAVIVSGDEKSRQRVVELIHRLDAEQASTGNTKVRYLRYAKAEDLVEVLTGFAQKLESEKDPSAQAGAKRRNEINIMAHTDTNALVISAEPDQMRTIESVINQLDIRRAQVLVEAIIVEVAEGDNVGFGVQWAAKAGGGTQFNNLGPTIGEIGAGIWQAQDKEGTYITNPSTGEVIGKNPDTQGDVTLLAQALGKVNGMAWGVAMGDFGALIQAVSSDTNSNVLATPSITTLDNQEASFIVGDEVPILTGSTASSNNSNPFQTVERKEVGVKLKVVPQINEGNAVKLAIEQEVSGVNGNTGVDISFATRRLTTTVMADSGQIVVLGGLINEEVQESVQKVPFLGDIPVLGHLFKSSSSKKTKKNLMIFIKPTIIRDGMTMEGIAGRKYNYFRALQLEQQKRGVNLMPDTQVPVLDEWNQSEYLPPEVNDILERYKDGRGLDTQMRKTDSTLKTLDENKNKDKTNE comes from the coding sequence ATGAATAATAAAAGGATTCGACGCAAACTGATTGCTGGAGTTGTGGCGGGCGCTGCCATGTTTACCTCCCAATTTGTTTGGTCAGAACAGTATGCGGCCAACTTCAAGGGCACTGATATTCAAGAGTTTATCAACATTGTTGGTAAAAATTTGAATAAGACCATCATTGTTGACCCAACGATCCGTGGCAAAATTAACGTACGCAGTTATGACCTGCTGAATGACGAACAGTATTACCAGTTCTTCCTTAACGTGTTGCAAGTTTATGGTTATGCTATTGTCGAGATGGAAAATGGCGTGATTAAGGTTGTTAAAGACAAAAGCGCCCAGACGGGGGCAATCCGTGTCGCGAACGATAATGATCCCGGCATTGGCGATGAAATGGTTACCCGTATTGTGGCCTTGTATAACACTGAGGCTAAGCAACTCGCTCCCCTGTTACGCCAGCTAAATGATAACGCTGGTGGTGGCAACGTCGTCAACTACGATCCTTCCAACGTACTTATGCTGACGGGCCGAGCCTCTGTGGTTAACAAGCTGGTGGAAATTATCCGCCGTGTTGATAAACAAGGGGATACATCGGTACAAGTGGTGCCGCTAGAGTACGCATCAGCGGGTGAAATGGTGCGAATTATCGATACCCTTTACCGTGCAAGCGCAAACCAAGCGCAGTTACCCGGTCAAGCACCCAAAGTGGTGGCCGATGAGCGTATTAACGCTGTCATCGTTAGTGGTGATGAAAAGAGCCGTCAGCGGGTGGTTGAGCTCATTCATCGTCTCGATGCGGAGCAAGCCAGCACAGGAAACACTAAGGTACGTTATTTACGCTACGCCAAAGCGGAAGATTTGGTTGAAGTGTTAACGGGTTTTGCCCAAAAACTGGAAAGTGAAAAAGATCCAAGTGCGCAGGCGGGTGCGAAACGTCGTAATGAAATCAACATTATGGCTCACACAGATACAAACGCTTTAGTGATCAGCGCCGAGCCGGATCAAATGCGTACTATTGAGAGCGTGATTAACCAGCTCGATATTCGCCGTGCTCAAGTATTGGTCGAAGCCATTATCGTCGAAGTTGCTGAGGGCGATAATGTCGGTTTTGGCGTGCAATGGGCTGCTAAAGCAGGTGGTGGTACTCAGTTTAATAACTTAGGCCCAACCATAGGTGAGATTGGCGCAGGGATTTGGCAAGCACAGGATAAAGAAGGTACTTATATTACGAACCCCAGCACGGGTGAGGTTATAGGTAAAAACCCTGACACTCAAGGTGATGTCACCTTACTTGCCCAAGCTTTAGGTAAGGTCAATGGTATGGCTTGGGGTGTGGCCATGGGGGACTTTGGTGCCTTAATTCAAGCCGTGTCGAGTGATACTAATTCTAACGTATTGGCAACACCTTCGATTACCACCTTAGATAACCAAGAAGCCTCATTCATCGTGGGTGATGAAGTGCCTATTTTGACAGGGTCTACCGCCAGTTCAAATAACAGCAACCCATTCCAAACCGTTGAACGTAAAGAGGTTGGGGTTAAGTTGAAAGTGGTGCCACAAATCAACGAGGGCAATGCGGTTAAGCTGGCGATTGAACAAGAAGTGTCAGGCGTTAACGGTAACACGGGGGTGGATATTTCCTTTGCGACTCGCCGTCTAACCACCACTGTTATGGCTGACTCTGGGCAAATTGTGGTACTCGGGGGGTTGATTAACGAAGAAGTGCAGGAAAGTGTGCAAAAAGTACCTTTCCTTGGTGATATACCCGTGCTTGGGCATTTATTCAAATCTTCCTCCAGTAAAAAGACGAAGAAAAACCTGATGATCTTTATCAAGCCAACCATTATTCGTGATGGTATGACAATGGAAGGGATTGCTGGGCGTAAATACAACTATTTCAGAGCGTTACAACTTGAGCAACAAAAGCGTGGCGTTAACTTAATGCCGGATACTCAAGTCCCTGTATTGGATGAATGGAATCAATCTGAGTATCTACCGCCGGAAGTGAACGATATTTTAGAGCGTTACAAAGATGGCAGAGGCCTAGACACCCAGATGCGTAAAACGGATTCAACGCTCAAAACGCTGGATGAAAACAAAAATAAAGATAAAACCAATGAGTGA
- the gspG gene encoding type II secretion system major pseudopilin GspG encodes MQINNRQKGFTLLEVMVVIVILGILASMVVPNLMGNKDKADQQKAVSDIVALENALDMYKLDNGVYPTTEQGLEALVQKPTISPEPRNYREEGYVKRLPQDPWRNNYLLLSPGENSKLDIFSAGPDGQPGTEDDIGNWNLQNFQ; translated from the coding sequence ATGCAAATAAACAACAGACAAAAAGGTTTTACCTTACTCGAAGTGATGGTAGTGATTGTTATTCTTGGTATTTTGGCCTCTATGGTCGTGCCTAACTTAATGGGTAACAAAGATAAAGCCGACCAACAAAAAGCCGTATCAGACATAGTGGCGCTCGAGAATGCGCTAGACATGTATAAGCTAGATAATGGCGTTTATCCAACGACTGAACAGGGTTTAGAAGCCTTAGTGCAAAAGCCAACCATTTCACCAGAGCCGCGCAATTATCGTGAAGAAGGCTATGTCAAACGCTTACCGCAGGATCCATGGCGTAATAATTACTTACTGTTAAGCCCAGGCGAAAACAGCAAGCTCGATATTTTCAGCGCAGGCCCAGATGGTCAACCAGGTACCGAAGATGATATCGGTAACTGGAATTTACAGAATTTCCAATAA
- the gspH gene encoding type II secretion system minor pseudopilin GspH has product MLKLRQTGFTLMEVMLVILLMGLTAAAVTMSIGNSGPQQALERTAQQFMAATELVLDETVLSGQFIGIVIEKTSYQFVFYKDGKWNPLEKDRMLSEKQMETGVSLNLVLDGLPLVQEDEEEKSWFDEPFIEAKTEDKKKHPEPQIMLFPSGEMSAFELSFIAKTDKGQIDVLVVGDALGRLTLGRPDEIR; this is encoded by the coding sequence ATGCTAAAGCTGCGCCAAACTGGTTTCACCTTAATGGAGGTGATGCTGGTGATTTTGCTGATGGGACTCACCGCTGCTGCTGTGACTATGTCTATTGGTAACTCGGGGCCACAGCAGGCCCTTGAAAGAACGGCGCAGCAGTTTATGGCCGCGACAGAATTAGTGCTCGATGAAACGGTTTTAAGCGGTCAATTTATTGGTATTGTGATTGAAAAAACCAGTTATCAGTTTGTTTTTTATAAAGATGGTAAATGGAATCCTCTGGAAAAAGACAGAATGCTGTCTGAAAAACAGATGGAGACTGGGGTGTCGTTAAACTTGGTGCTCGATGGTTTACCTTTAGTACAAGAAGATGAAGAGGAAAAATCTTGGTTTGATGAGCCATTTATTGAAGCTAAAACCGAGGATAAAAAGAAACATCCAGAGCCTCAGATCATGTTATTCCCCAGTGGTGAAATGAGTGCTTTTGAACTGAGTTTTATCGCAAAAACCGATAAGGGACAGATTGATGTACTGGTGGTGGGTGATGCGCTTGGGCGTTTAACTCTAGGACGGCCAGATGAAATACGTTAA
- the gspF gene encoding type II secretion system inner membrane protein GspF, with protein sequence MPAFEYKALDAKGKQLKGVIEADTARHARSQLREQRMMPLEILPVTEKEAKAKSSGFSVFKRGISVAELALITRQIATLVAAGLPIEESLKAVGQQCEKDRLASMIMAVRSRVVEGYSFADSLAEFPHIFDDLYRAMVASGEKSGHLEVVLNRLADYTERRQQLKSKLQQAMIYPIVLTVVAIGVISVLLAAVVPKVVGQFEHMGAELPATTRFLISASDFVQNYGLFVVLAIVLLAVVFQRMLKSPAFRMKYDSFLLKMPVIGRVSKGLNTARFARTLSILSASSVPLLDGMRIASEVLQNMRVRAAVDDATARVREGTSLGAALTNTKLFPAMMLYMIASGEKSGQLEQMLERAADNQDREFEGNVNIALGVFEPMLVVSMAGIVLFIVMAILQPILALNNLISS encoded by the coding sequence ATGCCAGCATTTGAATATAAAGCACTGGATGCCAAGGGTAAGCAGCTTAAAGGCGTGATAGAGGCCGATACCGCCAGACATGCCCGTAGCCAACTGCGGGAACAGCGTATGATGCCGCTGGAAATTCTTCCCGTTACCGAAAAAGAAGCCAAAGCCAAAAGCAGTGGGTTTTCTGTTTTCAAACGTGGGATTTCAGTCGCTGAACTTGCCCTTATTACTCGCCAAATCGCGACGTTAGTGGCGGCGGGGTTACCTATTGAAGAATCCCTTAAAGCCGTCGGTCAACAATGCGAGAAGGATCGTCTCGCGAGTATGATTATGGCGGTGCGTTCACGGGTCGTCGAAGGTTATAGCTTTGCCGACTCCCTTGCTGAGTTTCCGCATATTTTCGATGACTTATACCGCGCTATGGTGGCCTCGGGGGAAAAGTCAGGGCACCTAGAAGTGGTCTTAAATCGTCTTGCCGATTACACCGAGCGCCGCCAACAGCTTAAGTCAAAACTGCAACAGGCAATGATTTATCCGATAGTGCTGACTGTGGTCGCGATTGGTGTGATTTCAGTATTGCTCGCGGCTGTGGTACCTAAGGTTGTTGGTCAATTTGAACATATGGGCGCAGAGTTACCCGCTACCACTCGTTTTTTGATCTCAGCGTCTGATTTTGTCCAAAACTACGGCCTCTTTGTGGTGTTGGCGATAGTATTGTTGGCAGTCGTGTTTCAACGGATGCTTAAGTCGCCAGCATTTAGAATGAAGTACGATAGTTTTTTACTGAAAATGCCCGTGATTGGTCGTGTCAGTAAAGGCCTTAATACGGCGCGTTTTGCGCGTACCTTAAGTATTCTTTCTGCCAGTTCTGTCCCCTTGCTTGATGGTATGCGTATTGCGAGCGAAGTACTGCAAAATATGCGAGTACGTGCCGCCGTTGATGATGCAACAGCACGTGTGCGAGAGGGAACCAGCCTTGGTGCTGCGTTGACTAACACTAAGCTGTTTCCGGCAATGATGTTATATATGATTGCCTCGGGCGAGAAAAGTGGTCAGCTCGAACAGATGCTAGAACGGGCTGCGGATAACCAAGATAGGGAGTTTGAAGGTAACGTCAATATTGCCCTTGGCGTATTTGAACCTATGTTGGTGGTGAGTATGGCGGGTATTGTGCTCTTTATCGTTATGGCGATTTTGCAGCCGATATTAGCATTGAACAACTTGATTAGTAGCTGA
- the gspL gene encoding type II secretion system protein GspL, which produces MSERLFIRLGRNTEQACSWLVWSEQEQEIIASGELANAQGLATLTERAGNRPIDVLVPASAMTLTSVNLPEKGQRQALKALPFMLEEMLADDVDAMHFTVGPRNGDALSVVAVAHEQMQTWLNCLTEAGLKVKRIVPDCLALPLQECQWAAMRFGNELLLRTGSGTGQSLPLSWLPLAMKQLVTKDEDISVASYTDFELEGVELKQQPLDLPMLVLARGILNAPVNLLSGVYTPKREYSKYLMLWKNALIILGVACVLALVNKGLTIHQVNSQIADLKAQSESIYQQVVPGNTRIVNLRSQMESQLRALQGQGSGAEFFAMLAGLQDAFKQVPELKPNTLRFESARNEIRMQVTAKNYAQIEKFKEIVGRRFQLDGGTMNSAEDQVTSTLTLRSK; this is translated from the coding sequence GTGAGTGAACGGCTATTTATTCGCTTAGGCAGAAACACGGAGCAGGCTTGCTCTTGGTTGGTATGGTCTGAGCAAGAACAAGAAATTATCGCCTCTGGCGAACTTGCAAATGCTCAAGGTTTAGCGACCCTAACTGAACGTGCGGGTAATCGTCCTATTGATGTGCTTGTGCCCGCATCAGCAATGACCCTAACCAGTGTTAATTTGCCTGAAAAAGGCCAACGTCAAGCCTTGAAAGCACTGCCTTTTATGTTAGAGGAAATGCTAGCAGATGATGTTGACGCTATGCATTTTACCGTTGGACCACGTAATGGTGATGCCTTAAGTGTGGTCGCCGTTGCCCATGAACAAATGCAAACTTGGCTGAATTGTTTAACAGAGGCAGGGTTAAAAGTTAAACGTATCGTTCCCGACTGTTTGGCTTTGCCATTGCAGGAATGCCAATGGGCAGCGATGCGTTTTGGCAACGAATTACTGCTAAGAACAGGCTCTGGTACAGGCCAAAGTTTGCCACTTTCTTGGCTGCCACTTGCGATGAAACAACTGGTCACTAAGGATGAAGATATTTCAGTAGCCAGTTATACCGATTTCGAGCTTGAAGGTGTTGAGCTTAAACAGCAACCTTTAGATTTACCAATGTTGGTGCTTGCCCGTGGTATTTTAAATGCGCCTGTTAACTTACTCAGTGGTGTTTATACGCCTAAGCGCGAATACAGTAAGTACTTAATGTTATGGAAAAATGCCCTCATTATACTCGGGGTCGCCTGTGTGCTTGCCCTTGTGAATAAGGGGCTGACGATCCATCAAGTCAATAGTCAGATTGCCGATCTGAAAGCGCAGAGCGAGTCGATTTACCAACAGGTTGTGCCGGGTAATACTCGGATTGTGAATCTACGTTCGCAAATGGAAAGTCAGTTACGAGCCTTGCAGGGGCAGGGGAGTGGCGCCGAGTTTTTTGCAATGTTGGCTGGTTTACAGGATGCCTTTAAGCAAGTCCCTGAGCTTAAACCCAATACGTTAAGATTTGAAAGTGCTCGTAACGAGATCCGTATGCAAGTTACCGCTAAAAATTACGCACAGATTGAGAAATTTAAAGAAATTGTTGGACGTCGTTTCCAACTCGATGGTGGCACGATGAATAGCGCTGAAGATCAAGTGACTAGCACCTTAACCTTGAGGAGCAAATAA
- the gspE gene encoding type II secretion system ATPase GspE: MSEIQLSQVDDLSLASNELGLDTEGDEVFRSNSKERLPFAFAHRHEVILAYGDTDELSLFHTAKTPLAAMLEARRYSGVDLPLVQLEAGRFEAKLTQVYQANSSEAQQLMEDIGNEMDLFTLAEELPQTEDLLEGDDDAPIIKLINALLSEAIKEEASDIHIETYEKQLIVRFRVDGVLKEVLKPNRKLSSLLVSRIKVMARLDIAEKRVPQDGRISLRIAGRAVDVRVSTMPSSHGERVVLRLLDKNAGNLDLKQLGMTDGIRVKFEELIRRPHGIILVTGPTGSGKSTTLYAGLTEINSKDTNILTVEDPIEYELEGIGQTQVNTKADMTFARGLRAILRQDPDVVMIGEIRDLETAQIAVQASLTGHMVISTLHTNTASGAITRLQDMGVEPFLVSSSLLGVLAQRLIRTLCPKCKIEHVPDEREHELLGIAADDNRHIFRANGCKACGESGYRGRTGIHELLLVDDNVRELIHGGRGELAIEKYIRQFVPSIRHDGMSKVLMGITTLEEVLRVTREE, from the coding sequence ATGAGTGAAATTCAATTATCCCAAGTCGATGACTTAAGCCTAGCGTCTAATGAACTAGGCTTAGATACCGAAGGTGATGAGGTCTTTCGCTCCAATAGCAAAGAGCGTTTACCCTTTGCCTTTGCCCACCGTCACGAGGTGATTTTGGCCTATGGTGATACAGACGAATTAAGTCTGTTCCATACCGCTAAAACACCACTTGCCGCCATGCTTGAAGCACGGCGTTATTCGGGAGTTGATTTGCCCTTAGTGCAACTTGAGGCGGGTAGATTTGAGGCCAAATTGACTCAGGTCTATCAGGCTAATTCCTCCGAGGCGCAGCAACTGATGGAAGATATTGGCAACGAGATGGATTTATTCACTCTTGCTGAAGAGTTACCTCAGACCGAAGATTTGCTTGAAGGTGATGATGACGCGCCTATCATCAAACTAATTAATGCTTTGTTATCCGAAGCGATTAAAGAAGAAGCCTCAGATATTCATATCGAAACCTATGAGAAGCAGTTAATCGTACGTTTTCGTGTTGATGGTGTGCTTAAAGAAGTGCTTAAACCCAACCGTAAACTGTCGTCACTGTTAGTGTCGCGGATTAAGGTGATGGCGCGCCTCGATATTGCTGAAAAGCGTGTACCACAAGATGGCCGTATCTCATTGCGTATTGCGGGACGTGCCGTTGATGTACGGGTGTCGACCATGCCATCGAGCCATGGTGAGCGTGTCGTGCTGCGTTTACTTGATAAAAATGCGGGTAATCTTGATTTAAAACAACTGGGGATGACAGACGGTATTCGCGTTAAATTTGAAGAACTTATCCGTCGTCCACACGGTATTATCTTAGTGACGGGTCCTACTGGTTCAGGTAAAAGTACCACGCTGTACGCAGGTTTAACTGAGATTAACTCCAAAGACACCAACATTCTCACTGTTGAAGATCCTATCGAATATGAGTTAGAAGGCATAGGCCAGACCCAAGTTAACACTAAGGCTGATATGACTTTTGCCCGTGGTCTAAGGGCGATTTTACGTCAAGATCCAGACGTGGTGATGATTGGTGAGATCCGCGATCTCGAAACCGCCCAAATTGCGGTACAGGCGTCACTCACGGGTCATATGGTGATTTCAACCCTGCATACTAACACCGCCTCTGGCGCTATTACCCGTTTGCAAGATATGGGTGTCGAGCCTTTCCTCGTCTCATCGAGTTTACTTGGTGTGTTAGCTCAGCGTTTGATCCGAACTCTGTGCCCTAAATGTAAGATTGAGCATGTTCCCGATGAACGTGAACATGAATTACTGGGCATTGCCGCAGATGATAACCGACACATCTTCCGTGCCAATGGCTGTAAGGCTTGTGGCGAAAGCGGTTATCGCGGTCGTACGGGGATCCACGAACTACTGCTGGTGGATGATAATGTGCGCGAGCTTATCCATGGTGGTCGAGGTGAGTTGGCGATTGAAAAATACATTCGCCAGTTCGTACCCAGTATTCGCCATGATGGCATGAGTAAGGTGCTCATGGGCATCACTACACTTGAAGAAGTGCTAAGGGTGACCCGCGAGGAGTAA